agatgaaggtGACAATTATGATGGAGATGGCGGTGacaatgatgatggagatgaagatgacaatgatgatggagatgacgatgacaatgatgatggagGTGAAGGTGACAATTATGATGgagatgaagatgacaatgatgatggagatgatggtgacaatgacgATGGAGATGACGATGACAATGACGATGGAGATGACAATGACGATGgagatgaagatgacaatgacGATGAAGATGACGATGACAATAACGATGGAGTTGCCGATGACAATGACGATGgagatgaagatgacaatgacgatggagatgatgatgacaatgatgatggagatgaagatgacaatgacGATGGAGATGACAATGACAATGGAGATGACGATGACGATGGAGATTACAATGACAATGATGATGGAAatgacgatgacaatgatgatggagatgaaggtgacaatgatgatggagatgaaagTGACAATTATGATGGAGATGAAAGTGacaatgatgatggagatgacggTGACAATTTTGATGgagatgaagatgacaatgatgatggagatgatgatgacaatgatgatggagGTGAAGGTGACAATTATGATGgagatgaagatgacaatgacGATGGAgatgacgatgacaatgatgatggagatgacaaTGACGATGgagatgaagatgacaatgacGATGAAGATGACGATGACAATAACGATGGAGTTGCCGATGACAATGACGATGGAGATGAAGATGACGATGGAGATGACGATGACAATGACGATGGAGATGAAGATGACAataatgatggagatgatgatgacaatgacgatggagatgaagatgacaatgacgatggagatgatgatgacaatgatgatggagatgacgatgacaatgatgatggagatgaagatgacaatgacGATGGAGATGACGGTGACAATGACGATGGAGATGACGGTGACAATgacgatggagatgatgatgacaatgatgatggagatgaagatgacaatgacGATGGAGATGACAATAACGATGGAGATGACGATGATAATGCAGATGACAATGacaatgatgatggagatgacggTGACAATGACAATGGAGATGACAATGACAATGATGATAATAAAAAGAATGAATTTGTTGTCATATGCATTGTTTAATGTACTTAAGCACCAATATTctttcttgctacagctaaaaagaaaaaaaaactacaatactattcactaaattaatttaaaaaagggTTAATAAACACTAAAGATAGATAGATTGCCTCAATTCTGTCTAAGATGTCCAGAAAcccaaaaaataaaaattgtcTTGTGACAAAGTTAAAACTAATAAAACTGAAGGCACAAATGCCAAGACCCTGCCTGCAGGAGAGTCTCCAAATCCCATAGCAACAGCAAATTAAAACTCAGTGCACAATAATTTATTATTCAAAGCAGAGAGATTCATCACCTTAATGCAGGAAGCAAATGCTAAACTGGATAATTGGTTAACAGATGTGTTCCATCTATTCATGAATAATCAATTTCTCATCTGTGTCAAGatcagaaccatagaatattacagcacagaaaacaggccctttggcccttctagtctgtgccaaactattattctgcctactcccactgacttgcacacaGGGTATAGCCTTTCATACCCctctccatccatgtacctgtcaactttttattaaatgtgaaaattgagcccgcattcacttcagctggaagtttgtttcacactcccatcactctctgtatgaaaaaagtccccctaatgttccccctatacatttcccctttcaccattaacccatatactttagtttgtatctcacctaccctcaatagaAAAACCCTGCCTAaatttactctctctatacccctcataactttaaatacctcatcaaatttcccctcattcttctatgctccagggaataaagtattAACCTTTACTTTGACATATCATTGGAGAATGGTGTTCTGCTGGTTGGATTAAGATTAATTATACCTGAAACAATGCATaaagagattctccagaaaatacatgaaggCCACATGGGAaaggagaaatgcaaactcagtGGAGAGTCAGCTGTGTACTGGACTGATATATacaaagacatcaaaaatatggtggctacatgtcaaatatgccaaaagtacagaaacacacatcaaaaagaggaaatgatttccacagaagtaccagCCAGGCCATGGGACACAGTGGGAgtagacttgttcaccgagaatcaagaatggtatttaatagtagcctgttactactctaagtttccatttgtcaaaagagtgaaagacctgagagcatcaactatcacctcagaaatgagagcactcaTAGTTTAATAGTTCGATAAGAACTATTAAAaattagttgtgtaaataaactagtgtacaagttcagttacttaagttgcacggGAAAGAAactgataaagaacactaaattttattttatattgagAAAGAGGGATGTTATGTAGTCAGGataatgtcttctttctttggcttggcttcgcggacgaagatttatggagggggtaaaaagtccacgtcagctgcaggctcgtttgtggctgacaagtccgatgcgggacaggcagacacgattgcagcggttgcaggggaaaattggttggttggggttgggtgttgggtttttcctcctttgccttttgtcagtgaggtgggctctgcggtcttcttcaaaggaggttgctgcccgccaaactgtgaggcgccaagatgcacggtttgaggcgttatcagcccactggcggtggtcaatgtggcaggcaccaagagatttctttaggcagtccttgtaccttttctttggtgcacctctgtcacggtggccagtggagagctcgccatataacatgatcttgggaaggcgatggtcctccattctggagacgtgacccagcaCCACCGtggggcatgtgtgtgtgtgtgtgtgtgtgtgtgtgtgtgtgtgtgtgtgtgtgtgtgtgtgtgtgtgtgtgtgcgtgtgtgtgagagacaagtttcctgagatggtagaaggcatcagtaagtaaagtttcgtttgttatttgaatcttgcatctctaagttatttaagaagcctcccaagtaacacagaatCATAACAATCCCCCTTCAGTTCTGATGCAAGCCACCCCATTAGAACTTCCCtgaagagagcccagtgatccaaAAACCTGAAGCTCTGCCTCCTGCACCATGCCTTAACCTCACTGCTCAAGCAACCTCACCAGCAcctggcatgggtagcaatcaaGAGATCACAACTAGAGAGGTCCTATCCTTCAACCtagcgcctaactccctgaactctcattGTCGGACCTCATCAACCTTCCAACCTACGTCATTGgttcccacatggaccacaacatctggctgctcactctccctcctgagaaCTCAATCTGTTGTCTATCAGCCATTTCCAGCCCTTTCTGGAGATCTTTGTCCtcaattaatttaatttgaatcATTGATCAGAATTGTTTTAAATCACCATTCAAATTGTTCAGCGTTAAATTTTGCACAACCAGTTCTTGATATGACAATACTGTCGAGTCTAATTTCCAGGCTTAAATGGCaacaggaaaattaaaatccattTTATTAATTTACAGTCTCAGATGGAatgacagaaaaaaataatctttGACCAACAATCTTTGACTAACAATCATGGACAAGAAAAAAAGGATCAAAGAAAGCCCAGTGAAGGAAAGACACAAAActatgtgttttaatgttttacattttagacatagagcatattaacaggccatttcggacaTGAGCCTGATCTGCCTAATTACActaaattaacttacaaccctggtatgttttgaatagtgggaggaaactggactcccggggaaaaaccatgcagacatggagaggcctccttacagacagtatgggatttgaaccctagttcaGATTGGTGGCATTGCAATAATGCTATGTACTAACAGTGGTGCCCCTCCTAAGCATTTGCTATCACTCCTAATTTATACATTTCCAGTAAATCTAAATGTTATTTGCATTTGATGGTAAGCAAGAAATCTGCAGAGGCTGATGTCTAGTGCAGTATGCAAAAGTGCTAGATAAACTCAGTCAGTAATGCAGCATTTATAGAAAGCAAGaggcagtcaatattttgggcctgagctctttgtcatcAACCTGAATTTTGATACttctgaaaaagggctcaggcctaaagaGTTTCTCTACCACTTTTGTGAATGGCATTTGCATTTGATGTTCATGTTTAGCCTCAACCATGTTTCCTTCACACACAGCATTCTGCTAATTTAATTATTCTGTAAATGTATTTCTGTTTCTGTGAGACTGACCTTAATTTACATTCATACATTGATTGATGTGAAGTTGCACTTTACAGATGCATGGATTGTGGTTTCGGGTGTTGGTGTTGGCATACCTAATGTATGGGCATTGCTGCTTTATTTCACTGTATACTTTTAATGGCTGGCAAATCAAGAGTGTGCAAatcaattctttctttggcttggcttcgcggacgaagatttatggagggggtaaaaagtccacgtcagctgcaggctcgtttgtggctgacaagtccgatgcgggacaggcagacacgattgcagcggttgcaagggaaaattggttggttggggttgggtgttgggtttttcctcctttgccttttgtcagtgaggtgggctctgcggtcttcttcacaggaggttgctgcccgccaaactgtgaggcgccaagatgcacggtttgaggcattatcagcccactggcggtggtcaatgtggcaggcaccaagagatttctttaggcagtccttgtacttcttctttggtgcacctctgtcacggtggccagtggagagctcgccatataacacgatcttgggaaggcgatggtcctccattctggagacgtgacccatccagcgcagctggatcttcagcagcgtggactcgatgctgtcgacctctgccatctcgagtacttcgacgttaggggtgtaagcgctccaatggatgttgaggatggagcggagacaacgctagtggaagcgttctaggagccgtaggtggtgccggtagaggacccatgattcggagccgaacaggagtgtgggtatgacaacggctctgtatacgcttatctttgtgaggtttttcagttggttgtttttccagactcttttgtgtagtcttccaaaggcgctatttgccttggcgagtctgttgtctatctcattgtcgatccttgcatctgatgaaatggtgcagccgagataggtaaactggttgaccgttttgagttttgtgtgcccgatggagatgtgagggggctggtagtcatggtggggagctggctgatggaggacctcagttttcttcaggctgacttccaggccaaacattttggcagtttccgcaaagcaggacgtcaagcgctgaagagctggctctgaatgggcaactaaagcggcatcgtctgcaaagagtagttcacggacaagtttctcttgtgtcttggtgtgagcttgcaggcgcctcagattgaagagactgccatccgtgcggtaccggatgtaaacagcgtcttcattgttggggtctttcatggcttggttcagcatcatgctgaagaagattgaaaagagggttggtgcgagaacacagccttgcttcacgccattgttaatggagaagggttcagagagctcattgctgtatctgacccgaccttgttggttttcgtgcagttggataatccaagaacgcggcgcgggctacacactctactggtctggcaagccttcggatgaacgacgcctatctggtgtaggcttcatggtcaagagcttcattgcctccaaactcgaaaaccttccgacaggcctctcggaccgaatcatgtccatgcgactcccacttcaaaacaagcgtcacatcaccctcatcagtgtctatgctccaaccctccaggcggaaccagcagaaaagaacaagttctacaccgacctgcgcaacctcatccaacgtacccctacagccgacaaggttgtcatcctgggcgacttcaacgctcgtgtcggcaaagactcagaaacctggccaggaatcctgggcaagcatggcgtcggcaagtgcaacgacaatgggcgcctcctgttggagctctgcgcagaacagcgacttgtcattacaaacaccctttttcagcagagggacagccttaagaccacctggatgcatccccgatccaaacactggcacctcctggactacatcctggtgcgagaaagtgacaaacaagatgtgctccacaccagggtcatgcctcgcgcggaatgccacactgaccaccggctggttcgctgcaagctcaaccttcacttcaagccaaagcccaggaacaataaagcccccagaaagaggttcaatgttggaaacctgcagtcagacgaagcgagaggaaacttccaggcaaacctcaaagcaaagctcgacgttgcaacccgcctcacggacccgtcccctgaaaccctctgggatcagttgaagactaccatactgcaatccactgaagaggtactgggcttctcctccaggaaaaacaaggactggtttgacgaaaacagccaggaaatccaggagctgctggcaaagaagcgagctgcccaccaggctcaccttacaaagccgtcctgtccagagaagaaacaagccttccgtcgcgcatgcagccatcttcagcgcaaactccgggagatccaaaatgagtggtggactagcctcgccaaacgaacccagctcagcgcggacattggcgacttcaggggtttctatgaggctctaaaggctgtgtacggcccctcaccccaagtccaaagcccgctgcgcagctcagacggca
The Narcine bancroftii isolate sNarBan1 chromosome 1, sNarBan1.hap1, whole genome shotgun sequence genome window above contains:
- the LOC138756350 gene encoding dentin sialophosphoprotein-like — its product is MVHYDLMPLTSGIADDNDDGDDNGDGVADDNDDGDEDDNGDDDDNDDGDEDDNNDGDDDDNDDGDEDDNDDGDDDDNDDGDDDDNDDGDEDDNDDGDEDDNDDEDDDDNNDGVADDNDDGDEDDDGDDDDNDDGDEDDNNDGDDDDNDDGDEDDNDDGDDDDNDDGDDDDNDDGDDGDNDDGDEGDNDDGDEGDNDDGDVGDNDDGDDGDNDDGDDGDNDDGDEGDNDDGDDGDNDDGDEDGGDNDDGDEDDNDEGDDDDNDGGEGDNYDGDEGDNDDGDEGDNYDGDGGDNDDGDEDDNDDGDDDDNDDGGEGDNYDGDEDDNDDGDDGDNDDGDDDDNDDGDDNDDGDEDDNDDEDDDDNNDGVADDNDDGDEDDNDDGDDDDNDDGDEDDNDDGDDNDNGDDDDDGDYNDNDDGNDDDNDDGDEGDNDDGDESDNYDGDESDNDDGDDGDNFDGDEDDNDDGDDDDNDDGGEGDNYDGDEDDNDDGDDDDNDDGDDNDDGDEDDNDDEDDDDNNDGVADDNDDGDEDDDGDDDDNDDGDEDDNNDGDDDDNDDGDEDDNDDGDDDDNDDGDDDDNDDGDEDDNDDGDDGDNDDGDDGDNDDGDDDDNDDGDEDDNDDGDDNNDGDDDDNADDNDNDDGDDGDNDNGDDNDNDDNKKNEFVVICIV